The genome window TTTTCCGTGATTCGCAGCGCGCCGCACGCAAGCGCTGCGGCTGGTACGGCCTCCGCTTTGTGTACGCGAAGCCTTTTGCCGCGCGCCATACAGAAGACGCCGGGCGCTGTCCCTATTCCCCTTATTTTATTGACTATCTCGAAGGCTGTTGCGTTCCAGTCTATCCGGCCCTCGTTTTTATCTATCTTCGGCGCGCAGGTAGCCTTTGTTTCGTCCTGCTCAGTGAAGCGCCAGCTTTCTGGAGGCGTGCCGCACAGCAGCGATAAAAGCGCCTCAGTGCCAGAGGCGGCCGCCTTTTCAAAGAGGCTGTTCACGTCGTCCGACGCCTCTATCACAAGCGGAGGCTGCGCCAATATCGGGCCGGAGTCCATGCCGGCGTCGAGCCTGAATATAGAGACCGCGCTTTCCGTCACTCCGTCCATCAAAGCGCGCTGTATTGGAGCGGAGCCGCGGTATTGCGGCAGCTTTGACGGATGGATGTTTATGCAGCCGTAGCGCGGGAGCGAAAGCAGCGGCTCTTTGACTAGGTGGCCGAAGTCTATGACGAGTATGACGTCGGGGCGCGCCGCCTTTATCCACTCTATGCGCTCGTCGTCGCGCGATAGCCTCTCCGTCGTAAAGGTTGGAAGCCCAAGCGCAAGCGCCGTATCCCATACTGGGGTATTTTGGAGCTTGAGGCCCCGTCCTGACGGTTTTGGCGCGTTTGTGACGACCCATGAAGGGCGCAGCCCGCCCGACAGCAGTTCGAGGCAGCGCGCGGCAAACCGTCCAGAACCCATGAAGCCTACGGAAAGCTCGTTTTGCATTATCTCTCCGCCGCCTTTTTAGCGATCCTTTTTTTGAGGAACTGACGCTTCAGCGGAGATACCCGGTCTATGAGCAAACGCCCGTTTAAGTGGTCTATCTCGTGATGAAAGACGCAGGCGAGAAAACCGTCAAGCTCTTTTAGGAAGAGTTTTCCGTTTTCATCGTAATAGCGGACGTTTAGTTTTTCAGGCGAATCTACCTTTTCAAATATCCCTGGAAAGCTGAGGCATCCTTCTTCTCTGCGCACGGAGCCTTCTTCGTTTGTTATCTCTGGGTTTACGAGCACGAACTTTTCTCCGTTATAGTCGATCACTATAACTTTTTTTGCCTCGCCCACCTGTGGCGCGGCAAGCCCAAGGCCGTCGCTTGCGTACATCGTCTCCCACATGTCGGCGACCAGCGTTTTTAATTCTTCGTCGAAAACCTTTATCTCCCGCGTCTCTTCCCGAAGGACGGGATCGGGGTAAACGCATATTTGTCTAAGGGCCATATTGGACCTCCTGTCATAAAACATATACTATCCTGTGTGGATATTGTAACGTAAAACGCCCCTCCGCTCAACATAAAATGAGCGGAGGGGCGCGTCTGTTTATTTATTTGCGGTCAGAGCCTATTCAGCCTCTTCCTTCTCCTGATGCTTGAGGAGGTCGCCTATCGAGAAATTCATCTCTTCCTGCGGGAGCTGGCTGTTTGAGGTCTCGCGGCCTCTGCGGTCGCCGTCGGGACGGCGGCGGCGCGGACGCTCTTCGCGTCTGTCGCCCTGATTCTGCTGGGGCTGACGCTGCTCGCGGGGCTCACGCTGTTCGCGCGGCGCGCTTGCTGCGGGAGCTCCCTCTTCACGGGGCGCGCGTTTTGCGTGCTCTTCATGCGCGGGGCGCAGTGAGAGACGGATGCGGCGCTCTGTGGGGTTCACTTCGAGTACGCGGGCTGTGACTTCCTGACCCTCCTGAAGCACCTCTTTGGGGTTCTCGACTCTCTGAGTTGAGAGCTGGGAGATATGGATGAGGCCTTCTACGCCCTCTTCAAGCTCTACAAAAGCTCCGAAGTCGGCAAGTCTCACTACCTTTACGGGAACTTCCATATCTTTGAGGTACTTTTCGGCGGCATCCTTCCACGGATCGTTGAGCTGCTTGTATCCGAGGCTGATGCGCTTGCGGTCTGTGTCGACTTCGATAATCGAAACTTCGACCTTCTGGCCCTTTTTAAGAACTTCCTTCGGGTGCTTGATGCGCGTCCAGCTGAGGTCGCCTATGTGGATGAGGCCTTCTACGCCGGGCTCTATTTCAACAAAAGCTCCGAATTCTGTCAGGTTCGTGACTGTACCGTCTGTGAGCTTGCCGGTCGTCCAGCGCTCTGTCACGGTCGTCCACGGATCGTCAAGCGTCTGACGGATCGAGAGAGAGATTCTGTTGTTCTCTTTGTCGATGCCGATGACCCTAACCTTGACGTGGTCGCCCTTGGCTACGATATCCTTGGCCTTCGCGTTGCGCTGCCAGGAAAGTTCGCTGATATGTACAAGGCCTTCCATTGCTCCGAGGTTGACGAACACACCGAATGAAGTGATGCTGCTGACGTCGCCTTCGAGAGTGTCTCCTTCGTGGACTTCATCGTAGAAGGTCTGGCGCACGCCCTGAAGCTCCTCTTCGATGAGGCTGCGGCGTGAAAAGACCAGACGGCGCTTTCTGCGGTCCTTTTCGATAAGTTTGACGGGGAATTCCTGATCGAGGAGTTTTCCGGGGTTTACGCCATGTCCCTCCTGGGTCAGATGCGAAATGGGGATGAATCCTTCGATGCCGCAGCAGCTTACGATGAGGCCGCCCTTTACCTTACGGATACCCTTGACGTTGACCATTTCGTTTTTCTCAGACTCTTCTTCGAGCCTGTTCCAGCGATCGTCAAACTCGCAGCGCCAGCGCGAAAGACTGAGCTGTGCATCCTCGCCCTGATTGATGTTCGTGACCTGCACTCTCACCTTGTCGCCGTTCTGCGGTTCGGGAGTCTCTTCAACGAGGACTCTGTGAGTCCATTCCTTGCGGGGAAGGAAACCTTCGCACTTGTAGCCTACGTCCACAAGCCAGCCGTCCTCGCGCGCGTCAACAACAGTACCGTCTACTACCTTGCCGCGATGGAAATCACCCATCACGTCGTACTGCTG of Cloacibacillus sp. contains these proteins:
- the fmt gene encoding methionyl-tRNA formyltransferase, translating into MQNELSVGFMGSGRFAARCLELLSGGLRPSWVVTNAPKPSGRGLKLQNTPVWDTALALGLPTFTTERLSRDDERIEWIKAARPDVILVIDFGHLVKEPLLSLPRYGCINIHPSKLPQYRGSAPIQRALMDGVTESAVSIFRLDAGMDSGPILAQPPLVIEASDDVNSLFEKAAASGTEALLSLLCGTPPESWRFTEQDETKATCAPKIDKNEGRIDWNATAFEIVNKIRGIGTAPGVFCMARGKRLRVHKAEAVPAAALACGALRITENGPVVGCKEGALLLKEVQPEGKKTQPASDWARGARLAEGEAIE
- the def gene encoding peptide deformylase is translated as MALRQICVYPDPVLREETREIKVFDEELKTLVADMWETMYASDGLGLAAPQVGEAKKVIVIDYNGEKFVLVNPEITNEEGSVRREEGCLSFPGIFEKVDSPEKLNVRYYDENGKLFLKELDGFLACVFHHEIDHLNGRLLIDRVSPLKRQFLKKRIAKKAAER
- a CDS encoding S1 RNA-binding domain-containing protein codes for the protein MVDELHTEDGIETPETQEKEETMEEMMQQYDVMGDFHRGKVVDGTVVDAREDGWLVDVGYKCEGFLPRKEWTHRVLVEETPEPQNGDKVRVQVTNINQGEDAQLSLSRWRCEFDDRWNRLEEESEKNEMVNVKGIRKVKGGLIVSCCGIEGFIPISHLTQEGHGVNPGKLLDQEFPVKLIEKDRRKRRLVFSRRSLIEEELQGVRQTFYDEVHEGDTLEGDVSSITSFGVFVNLGAMEGLVHISELSWQRNAKAKDIVAKGDHVKVRVIGIDKENNRISLSIRQTLDDPWTTVTERWTTGKLTDGTVTNLTEFGAFVEIEPGVEGLIHIGDLSWTRIKHPKEVLKKGQKVEVSIIEVDTDRKRISLGYKQLNDPWKDAAEKYLKDMEVPVKVVRLADFGAFVELEEGVEGLIHISQLSTQRVENPKEVLQEGQEVTARVLEVNPTERRIRLSLRPAHEEHAKRAPREEGAPAASAPREQREPREQRQPQQNQGDRREERPRRRRPDGDRRGRETSNSQLPQEEMNFSIGDLLKHQEKEEAE